In a genomic window of Punica granatum isolate Tunisia-2019 chromosome 6, ASM765513v2, whole genome shotgun sequence:
- the LOC116211001 gene encoding actin-related protein 3: MDPATSRPAVVIDNGTGYTKMGFAGNVEPCFIVPTVVAVNESFLNQSRASSKSSNWLAQHSAGVMADLDFFIGDEAVSRSRSSSTYNLSYPIKHGQVDNWDAMERFWQQCIFNYLRCDPEDHYFLLTESPLTPPESREYTGEIMFETFNVPGLYIAVQPVLALAAGYTTSKCEMTGVVVDVGDGATHVVPVADGYVIGSSIKSIPIAGKDVTLFIQQLMRERGENVPPEDSFEVARKVKETYCYTCSDIVKEFNKHDKEPSKYIKQWRGTKPKTGAPYSCDIGYERFLGPEVFFNPEIYSTDFTTPLPDVIDKCIQSAPIDTRRALYKNIVLSGGSTMFKDFNRRLQRDLKKIVDARVLASEARLGGEIKAQPVEVNVVSHPIQRFAVWFGGSVLASTPEFFEACHTKAEYEEYGASICRTNPVFKGMY; the protein is encoded by the exons ATGGACCCCGCCACCTCTCGCCCTGCCGTCGTCATCGACAACGGAACCGG GTACACTAAAATGGGGTTCGCCGGGAACGTGGAGCCCTGCTTCATCGTCCCTACGGTGGTCGCCGTGAACGAGTCGTTCCTTAACCAGTCTCGGGCCTCCTCCAAGAGCAGCAACTGGCTCGCCCAGCACAGCGCGGGAGTGATGGCCGATCTTGACTTTTTCATCGGGGATGAGGCGGTCTCGAGGTCGAGATCCAGCAGCACCTATAACCTCAGCTACCCAATCAAGCATGGTCAGGTCGATAACTGGGACGCTATGGAGCGATTCTGGCAGCAGTGCATCTTCAACTACCTCCGCTGCGATCCCGAGGATCACTACTTCCTGTTGACGGAGAGCCCCCTAACTCCTCCCGAGAGCCGTGAATACACCGGAGAGATCATGTTCGAGACGTTCAATGTCCCCGGGCTCTACATTGCTGTCCAGCCTGTCCTCGCCCTTGCAGCCGGGTACACGACATCCAAG TGTGAGATGACAGGGGTGGTTGTTGATGTTGGCGATGGGGCTACTCATGTTGTACCTGTTGCAGATGGTTATGTCATTGGTAGCAGCATTAAATCTATTCCTATAGCTGGGAAAGATGTTACTCTTTTTATCCAGCAGCTCATGCGG GAGAGAGGCGAGAATGTACCACCGGAAGACTCCTTTGAAGTAGCCCGTAAAGTGAAGGAAACGTATTGCTATACTTGTTCTGACATCGTCAAG GAATTTAATAAGCATGACAAAGAACCATCCAAATATATCAAGCAATGGAGAGGGACTAAGCCAAAGACAGGAGCACCATATTCTTGCGACATAGGCTACGAACGATTTCTTGGTCCTGAG GTTTTCTTTAATCCAGAAATTTACAGCACTGATTTCACTACTCCTTTACCTGATGTCATCGACAAATGTATACAGTCTGCCCCTATTGACACGAGGAGGGCGTTGTACAAG AATATAGTTTTGTCTGGAGGATCAACTATGTTCAAGGATTTTAATAGGAGGTTGCAACGAGATCTGAAGAAGATTGTGGATGCTCGAGTccttgcttctgaagctcgaCTTGGTGGGGAAATAAAA GCACAGCCAGTAGAAGTGAATGTTGTAAGCCATCCTATCCAGAGATTTGCGGTTTGGTTTGGTGGCTCTGTACTCGCATCTACACCTGAATTTTTCGAG GCTTGTCATACAAAAGCGGAGTACGAGGAGTATGGAGCTAGTATTTGTCGTACAAATCCAGTTTTCAAGGGAATGTATTGA
- the LOC116211997 gene encoding ultraviolet-B receptor UVR8-like has protein sequence MVPQGSMDVTMSEAPNVQFNNIPDQLVPDAARPPSPESQRETRHCLGDPSPGEFPLASVPTMVLHILTSCNLDPVDLAKLEATCSFFRRPMNLIPELELSMSEVAALEMCQKRAIFKPMKPQEREALKERCGGSWKLVLKFLLAGEGCYRREKSQVTAGGCHSVVVTSGGDVYTFGLNCSGQLGHSTTDNEWQPRQISSLKGIRIIQAAAGAEKTMLVSDSGQVYAFGKDKLRERGDEHDQVERSKSIAMPTLMESLKGVFVVQAVTGELFMAVLSREGRVYTFCWGKEEKLGHLTDPNDMEPHPLNGALENVPVVQIAAGHCYLLALAFQPSGMSVYSVGCGQGGKLGHGSTGSEKQPRLITQFQMTLNLQPMAISAGTWHAAVLGHDGRVCTWGWGSCGCLGHGIQAYQIVPKVVEGFGDGKAVHIATGEHTTFVVLDNGDIYSFGALHWGNLGHDDNFVVKPRLVTSLTQKELHERIVQISPTNNFRTHGHTIALTESGKIYAFGMGDKGQLGTKLPSGQSRRTQPKRVNIDLS, from the exons ATGGTCCCACAGGGCTCAATGGACGTGACCATGAGTGAGGCTCCAAACGTTCAGTTCAATAACATTCCCGACCAGCTGGTTCCTGATGCTGCCCGTCCACCTTCGCCAGAGTCTCAACGGGAGACTCGCCACTGCCTTGGGGATCCTTCGCCGGGTGAATTCCCATTGGCCTCTGTCCCCACCATGGTTCTCCACATTCTCACGTCGTGCAATCTCGACCCTGTTGATCTGGCAAAGTTAGAG GCAACCTGTTCCTTCTTTAGGCGGCCTATGAACCTGATACCTGAATTAGAACTGTCAATGTCTGAGGTTGCAGCACTGGAAATGTGCCAGAAGAGAGCAATATTTAAGCCTATGAAGCCCCAAGAACGGGAAGCATTGAAGGAGAGGTGCGGCGGCTCGTGGAAACTCGTCCTGAAATTCTTGTTAGCTGGAGAAGGATGTTATAGGAGGGAGAAGTCGCAGGTGACTGCTGGTGGCTGTCACAGCGTTGTAGTCACATCCGGAGGAGATGTCTACACTTTCGGGCTCAACTGCTCAGGACAGTTAGGGCACTCCACAACCGATAACGAATGGCAGCCTCGGCAGATCag CTCTCTGAAGGGCATCCGGATCATCCAAGCGGCAGCTGGTGCTGAGAAGACAATGCTGGTAAGTGATTCAGGTCAGGTGTATGCTTTTGGGAAGGACAAGCTCAGGGAACGTGGGGATGAACATGATCAGGTGGAAAGGTCGAAATCGATCGCAATGCCAACACTCATGGAGTCGTTAAAGGGAGTATTTGTGGTTCAAGCAGTTACAGGAGAACTCTTTATGGCTGTTTTATCGAGGGAGGGCAGGGTCTACACCTTCTGTTGGGGCAAAGAGGAAAAGCTCGGGCACCTCACTGATCCTAACGATATGGAACCGCACCCTCTGAACGGAGCATTAGAGAATGTTCCAGTAGTTCAGATTGCAGCAGGACATTGTTACCTTCTTGCTTTGGCTTTTCAGCCTAGTGGCAT GTCAGTGTATTCTGTTGGGTGTGGCCAAGGCGGAAAGCTCGGTCATGGCTCAACAGGCAGTGAGAAGCAGCCCCGGCTAATCACGCAATTTCAGATGACCTTGAACCTGCAGCCTATGGCTATATCGGCTGGGACATGGCATGCTGCTGTCTTGGGCCATGATGGTCGTGTCTGCACATGGGGATGGGGCTCCTGTGGCTGCCTAGGGCATGGCATCCAAGCGTACCAGATTGTCCCTAAAGTCGTTGAAGGATTCGGAGATGGCAAGGCTGTACATATAGCTACAGGAGAGCACACCACCTTTGTGGTGCTCGACAATGGTGATATCTACTCATTTGGGGCTCTACACTGGGGTAATCTCGGCCATGAC GACAACTTTGTGGTGAAGCCCAGGTTGGTGACGTCTCTGACTCAGAAGGAGTTGCATGAGCGGATTGTGCAGATAAGCCCGACGAACAACTTTAGGACGCACGGGCATACTATTGCCCTGACAGAGTCGGGGAAGATATATGCCTTTGGCATGGGAGACAAAGGCCAGCTGGGGACTAAGCTTCCGAGCGGACAGAGTCGACGGACGCAGCCAAAACGAGTGAATATCGATCTAAGTTAG
- the LOC116211665 gene encoding protein SDA1 homolog, translated as MDSAHLLPEPLTASSRSSEKLSLPALQSKMKCDPEGYESELILLLRQFQSSMDLFKQQGDISFSSLSGVGADSTVVKDLSDRALFLAHVAPFYPKHLSRFPSELVEFLSTSARSLPSGLRCHVTQALILLVNRKMVELRETLALFMELQTLDDRNLRKLAFSHVVHSIRKMNQKHKNEAVNRGFQNILFPLLQNEEEAKAKRSLITLCELHRRKVWFDDRTANAICMACFHPSSRIMIAALSFLLDYEKIEDDTDSDDSSSEDESPQQTAQVVFNREAIYKAHHKGTVASKKKKKAKLKRAMRSMKKQQRMSSERSSSNYYSPLNHLKDAQGFAEKLFSRLQTCNERFEVKVMILKVVARVIGLHHLLLLKFYPFIMKYVQPHQRDVTTLLAAAVQACHDMVPPDAVEPLFKQIVNQFVHDRSRPEAIAVGINVVREICLRMPLLMTEELLQDLVLYRKSHEKAVSTAARALMSLFRELCPSMLVKKDRGRPSDPKARPKAYGEVAVAEDVPGAELLQHDDGDNSEDDDADSDESSDEDINGVEDEPLSGGSDDEDALSGDEDLEDEMLVDDDSDDKSLHEVEVDNSCSYEDIDDASSDGENEKGDMDNDLEGDDEESDSDRADYEEANISLGSVNNGNDNKSSKTNKRKASDFDGQLIAGDASLRALKKLAGGKLSKAPTDSGDGILSNEDFKRIKELKAKKDAKAALTKHGLLGKGSDAKTTGFKLPDPDQLSLKPMDPAKLEAHVRHKLSKDERLALVRAGREDRGKYQARAAVKQKKTGGLSNKQKEHKKAMPLAAKRAKVARSRQEKKRKQRGGKQFSGKKAWK; from the exons ATGGACTCCGCCCACCTCTTGCCGGAGCCGTTAACGGCGTCAAGCCGGAGCTCCGAGAAGTTGAGCCTCCCGGCCCTGCAGTCGAAGATGAAGTGCGACCCGGAGGGATACGAGTCGGAGCTGATCCTACTCCTCCGCCAATTCCAATCCTCCATGGATTTATTCAAGCAGCAGGGTGATATCAGCTTCAGCTCCTTGAGCGGCGTCGGTGCCGATTCCACCGTGGTCAAGGACCTCAGTGACCGCGCCTTGTTCCTCGCCCACGTCGCTCCGTTCTATCCCAAGCATTTGTCTCGGTTCCCGAGTGAACTCGTCGAGTTCCTGAGCACCAGCGCGAGGTCATTGCCCTCTGGGCTCAGGTGTCACGTTACGCAAGCGCTCATTCTTCTCGTCAACCGGAAG ATGGTCGAACTGCGGGAGACTCTTGCTTTGTTCATGGAACTACAAACGCTGGACGATCGGAATCTGAGGAAGCTCGCTTTCTCGCATGTTGTGCACAGCATTCGAAAGATGAATCAGAAGCACAAGAATGAAGCTGTGAACCGAGGCTTTCAGAATATTTTGTTTCCATTGTTACAG AACGAGGAGGAAGCAAAAGCTAAGAGATCACTTATTACACTTTGTGAGCTTCACAGAAGAAAGGTGTGGTTTGATGATAGAACAGCCAATGCCATTTGCATGGCATGCTTTCATCCATCATCAAG GATCATGATTGCTGCTCTATCATTTCTTCTTGATTATGAGAAGATTGAGGATGATACGGACAGTGATGACTCAAGCAGCGAGGACGAATCACCTCAACAGACAGCCCAAGTTGTCTTTAACAGAGAAGCCATCTATAAG GCTCACCATAAAGGCACCGTGGCAagcaagaagaaaaagaaggcaAAGCTGAAACGTGCAATGAGAAGCATGAAAAAACAACAGCGGATGTCCTCTGAAAGAAGCAGTTCAAATTATTATTCTCCCCTTAATCATTTGAAGGATGCACAG GGATTTGCTGAGAAGCTATTCTCGCGCCTCCAGACTTGCAATGAACGTTTTGAG GTTAAAGTGATGATTTTGAAAGTAGTTGCTCGTGTGATTGGGCTGCACCACTTACtcttattgaaattttatccTTTCATTATGAAGTATGTGCAG CCCCATCAACGTGATGTCACAACTTTACTTGCAGCAGCAGTTCAGGCCTGTCATGACATG GTGCCTCCTGATGCAGTTGAGCCTCTTTTCAAACAAATAGTGAACCAGTTTGTACACGATCGATCACGTCCCGAG GCGATTGCTGTTGGAATAAATGTAGTGAGGGAGATATGCCTCCGCATGCCCTTG TTGATGACAGAGGAGTTGCTGCAAGATCTTGTTCTGTATAGGAAATCACACGAGAAGGCAGTTTCAACCGCTGCTCGAGCTCTAATGTCTTTATTTAGAGAG CTTTGTCCCTCGATGCTTGTGAAGAAAGACCGGGGCCGTCCGAGTGACCCGAAGGCAAGGCCAAAAGCATATGGAGAAGTTGCTGTTGCCGAAGACGTTCCTGGTGCGGAGTTGCTTCAGCATGATGATGGTGACAATAGTGAGGATGATGACGCAGACAGCGATGAAAGCTCGGATGAGGACATCAATGGTGTAGAAGATGAGCCTTTGTCTGGTGGATCGGATGATGAGGATGCTCTGAGTGGAGACGAGGATTTGGAAGATGAAATGTTGGTTGATGACGACAGTGATGATAAGAGCTTACATGAGGTTGAAGTTGATAACTCTTGCTCTTATGAGGATATTGATGATGCTAGTAGTGACGGTGAAAATGAGAAGGGGGATATGGACAATGATTTGGAGGGTGATGATGAAGAAAGTGATAGTGATAGAGCGGATTACGAGGAAGCTAATATATCTCTTGGTTCAGTAAATAATGGAAATGATAATAAATCATCTAAAACAAATAAGAGGAAAGCTTCTGATTTTGATGGTCAGCTGATCGCTGGGGACGCCAGTCTTCGTGCTCTGAAGAAATTAGCAGGAGGAAAGCTGAGCAAGGCCCCGACTGACTCAGGAGACGGGATTCTTTCTAATGAAGACTTCAAGCGTATTAAGGAACTTAAG GCTAAGAAAGATGCGAAGGCTGCCTTGACCAAGCATGGGTTGTTAGGGAAGGGTTCAGATGCCAAGACGACAGGTTTCAAGTTGCCTGATCCCGACCAATTGAGTCTCAAGCCCATGGATCCTGCAAAACTTGAA GCACATGTGAGGCATAAGCTAAGCAAAGACGAGAGACTGGCACTGGTGAGGGCTGGAAGAGAGGATAGAGGAAAGTATCAGGCACGAGCCGCTGTAAAGCAAAAAAAG ACGGGTGGTCTCAGCAATAAGCAGAAGGAACACAAGAAGGCTATGCCACTTGCTGCAAAGAGAGCCAAGGTAGCGAGATCTCGccaagagaagaagaggaaacagCGCGGAGGCAAACAGTTCTCTGGGAAGAAAGCATGGAAATGA
- the LOC116212272 gene encoding anther-specific protein BCP1-like produces the protein MARQAAVLFVVFMAVIGLACAASYDDTIAPVSPGAASEAPDSAIGAIDEGSSPSGNVNSAEAAPIGGPVPAGAFPPTAPASSPSSNGATALKVSAVAAVVTAAGYFF, from the coding sequence ATGGCACGCCAGGCTGCAGTCCTCTTCGTCGTCTTCATGGCTGTGATTGGCCTTGCCTGTGCCGCCAGCTACGATGACACCATTGCTCCCGTCTCACCCGGTGCTGCATCCGAGGCACCGGACTCCGCCATTGGTGCCATCGATGAGGGCAGCTCTCCCTCTGGCAACGTCAACAGTGCCGAGGCAGCCCCCATTGGTGGGCCTGTCCCCGCCGGAGCCTTCCCCCCTACAGCACCCGCTTCATCTCCCAGCAGCAACGGCGCCACCGCTCTCAAGGTCTCTGCTGTTGCTGCAGTCGTCACGGCCGCGGGATACTTCTTCTAA
- the LOC116212458 gene encoding probable pectate lyase 5 → MALLHQLVLLVFLLPNIVGAAPAFVPSSAVQDAESVVREVHESIVNATRRKLGFLSCGTGNPIDDCWRCDPDWERNRQRLADCAIGFGKHAIGGRDGQIYVVTDPGDDDPVNPNPGTLRYAVIQNEPLWIIFARDMVIKLKEELIMNSFKTIDGRGASVHIAGGPCITIQYVTNIIIHGLNIHDCKQGGNTYVRDSPEHYGWRTLSDGDGVSIFGGSHVWVDHCSLSNCRDGLIDTIHGSTAITISNNYLTHHDKVMLLGHSDSYTQDKNMQITIAFNHFGEGLVQRMPRCRHGYFHVVNNDYTHWEMYAIGGSASPTINSQGNRFVAPDGQFDKEVTKHEDAPESEWRNWNWRSEGDLMVNGAFFTASGAGASSSYARASSLGARPSSLVGSITGNAGALSCKKGRRC, encoded by the exons ATGGCATTGTTGCATCAATTAGTCCTCCTTGTATTCCTCTTGCCCAACATTGTCGGTGCAGCTCCCGCATTCGTTCCTTCCTCGGCCGTTCAAGATGCCGAATCAGTCGTCCGAGAAGTACATGA GAGCATTGTCAATGCTACTAGGAGGAAGCTGGGATTCCTCTCCTGTGGGACTGGGAACCCCATCGACGACTGTTGGAGGTGCGACCCCGACTGGGAGAGGAACCGCCAAAGGCTGGCGGACTGTGCGATCGGGTTTGGGAAGCACGCAATCGGGGGTCGGGACGGGCAGATCTACGTGGTCACTGATCCTGGTGATGACGACCCCGTGAACCCCAATCCAGGCACCCTCAGGTACGCCGTGATCCAGAACGAGCCTCTGTGGATCATCTTCGCTCGCGACATGGTGATCAAGCTCAAGGAGGAACTCATCATGAACTCCTTCAAGACGATCGACGGCCGGGGCGCGAGTGTGCACATTGCGGGCGGCCCCTGCATCACGATCCAGTACGTGACGAACATCATAATCCACGGCCTCAACATTCACGACTGCAAGCAGGGTGGGAACACGTACGTGAGGGACTCGCCCGAGCACTATGGTTGGCGGACCCTCTCGGATGGAGATGGGGTGTCGATATTCGGGGGGTCCCATGTGTGGGTCGACCATTGCTCGCTGTCTAACTGCAGGGATGGGCTTATCGACACCATCCATGGCTCGACCGCGATCACCATCTCGAACAATTACCTGACTCACCATGACAAGGTCATGCTGCTTGGGCACAGTGACTCTTACACTCAGGATAAGAACATGCAGATCACCATTGCCTTTAACCATTTTGGTGAAGGATTGGTGCAGAGGATGCCCAG ATGCAGACATGGGTATTTTCACGTGGTGAATAACGACTACACCCATTGGGAAATGTATGCTATCGGTGGCAGTGCTTCTCCAACCATCAACAGTCAAGGGAATAGATTTGTTGCTCCAGATGGTCAGTTTGACAAAGAG GTGACCAAGCATGAGGATGCGCCGGAAAGCGAGTGGAGAAACTGGAACTGGAGGTCAGAGGGGGACCTGATGGTGAACGGCGCTTTCTTCACAGCATCTGGGGCCGGTGCGTCTTCCAGCTATGCCAGGGCATCGAGCTTAGGGGCGAGGCCGTCCTCGTTGGTGGGTTCAATCACAGGCAATGCCGGTGCACTGAGTTGCAAGAAGGGAAGGCGATGTTAG